From Thalassococcus sp. S3, one genomic window encodes:
- the ctaD gene encoding cytochrome c oxidase subunit I translates to MADAAIHGHEHEDQRGFFTRWFMSTNHKDIGILYLITSAFVGFISVAFTVYMRLELMDPGVQYMCMEGARLFADASAECTPNGHLWNVLITGHGILMMFFVVIPALFGGFGNYFMPLQIGAPDMAFPRMNNLSFWLYVAGTTLAVASVLSPGGNDQLGSGVGWVLYPPLSTNEAGWSMDLAIFAVHVSGASSILGAINMITTFLNMRAPGMTLFKVPLFSWSIFVTSWLILLSLPVLAGAITMLLMDRNFGFTFFDPAGGGDPVLYQHILWFFGHPEVYIIILPGFGIISHVIATFSRKPIFGYLPMVWAIIAIGVLGFVVWAHHMYTVGMSLNQQAYFMLATMVIAVPTGVKVFSWIATMWGGSIEFKTPMLWAFGFLFLFTVGGVTGIVLSQAAVDRYYHDTYYVVAHFHYVMSLGAVFAIFAGIYFYFGKMTGRQYPEWAGKLHFWMMFIGANLTFFPQHFLGRQGMPRRYIDYPEAFAYWNWWSSIGAFLSFASFLFFFGIIAYALLRGARVTENNYWNEYADTLEWTLPSPPPEHTFEQLPKQEDWDKSPAH, encoded by the coding sequence ATGGCAGACGCAGCCATTCACGGCCACGAGCATGAGGATCAGCGCGGTTTCTTTACCCGCTGGTTCATGTCGACAAACCACAAAGATATCGGGATCCTGTACCTGATCACCTCGGCATTCGTCGGGTTCATTTCGGTCGCATTCACCGTTTACATGCGGCTTGAGCTGATGGATCCCGGTGTCCAGTACATGTGTATGGAGGGCGCCCGGCTCTTCGCGGATGCCTCTGCCGAGTGTACGCCGAACGGCCACCTGTGGAACGTTCTGATCACAGGCCACGGCATCCTGATGATGTTCTTCGTGGTGATCCCGGCCCTCTTCGGCGGTTTTGGCAACTATTTCATGCCATTGCAGATTGGCGCGCCGGACATGGCCTTCCCCCGGATGAACAACCTCAGCTTCTGGCTTTACGTTGCTGGTACGACGCTGGCCGTCGCTTCGGTCTTGTCGCCGGGCGGCAATGACCAACTGGGGTCAGGCGTTGGTTGGGTTCTCTATCCGCCGCTGTCGACAAACGAAGCGGGCTGGTCGATGGACCTCGCCATCTTCGCGGTGCATGTGTCGGGTGCCTCGTCGATCCTGGGTGCGATCAACATGATCACCACCTTCCTGAACATGCGTGCGCCGGGCATGACGCTCTTCAAGGTGCCGCTCTTCTCGTGGTCAATCTTCGTCACATCCTGGCTGATCCTGCTGTCCCTGCCCGTTCTGGCAGGTGCCATCACCATGCTGCTGATGGACCGTAATTTCGGCTTTACCTTCTTTGATCCCGCAGGCGGCGGTGACCCCGTGCTCTACCAGCACATCCTGTGGTTCTTCGGCCACCCGGAGGTCTATATCATCATCCTGCCCGGCTTTGGCATCATCAGCCACGTGATCGCGACCTTCTCGCGCAAGCCGATCTTCGGTTACCTGCCGATGGTCTGGGCCATCATCGCGATCGGCGTGCTGGGCTTTGTCGTGTGGGCGCACCACATGTACACAGTGGGCATGTCGCTGAACCAGCAGGCCTATTTCATGCTGGCCACGATGGTGATCGCGGTACCCACGGGCGTGAAGGTCTTCAGCTGGATCGCCACGATGTGGGGCGGCTCTATCGAGTTCAAGACGCCGATGCTCTGGGCCTTTGGCTTCCTGTTCCTCTTCACTGTCGGTGGTGTGACCGGCATCGTGCTGAGCCAGGCCGCCGTGGACCGCTATTATCACGACACCTATTACGTTGTGGCGCACTTCCACTATGTGATGTCCTTGGGCGCCGTTTTCGCCATCTTCGCCGGGATCTACTTCTACTTCGGCAAGATGACGGGTCGCCAGTACCCCGAATGGGCCGGCAAGTTGCACTTCTGGATGATGTTCATCGGGGCCAACCTGACCTTCTTCCCCCAGCACTTCCTGGGCCGTCAGGGCATGCCGCGCCGCTACATCGACTATCCCGAGGCCTTCGCCTACTGGAACTGGTGGTCGTCCATCGGCGCATTCCTCAGCTTTGCCTCGTTCCTGTTCTTCTTCGGCATCATCGCTTATGCGCTTCTGCGGGGCGCTCGGGTGACGGAGAACAATTACTGGAACGAATACGCCGACACGCTGGAATGGACCCTGCCTTCGCCCCCGCCCGAGCACACGTTCGAGCAACTGCCGAAACAGGAAGACTGGGACAAGAGCCCCGCGCACTAA
- a CDS encoding alpha/beta fold hydrolase, whose amino-acid sequence MSRREADFAGASNRDRVVSAIYETVLRPHLYDAFMEAWSDHVTNALQDLEAIQAAQAGELLLAQDKELTEHFGRAFEILEQIGRKAPSASGQGVAAASGFALRLDTLGCVVEASADAARLFPVGTPLEVFERHLFAGASEALHTILQGDTATPVVLGTDFLPRHVIARGQDSGVLIEALEIAWTDETGEMLRRSFKLSKAELEVVRNLAGGLTLRAIAEETGRSEHTIRNQTKSILAKTGAPGQVDLVRMVAFLAQRPMRSRPMVPSETVRTMSDGMQMQVFEFGDPKGQPVVFIHGMLDGMTALRRHADLWSRHGLRVIAPIRPGFGLSTAVKRADQAEPVFTAHLHELLCALDVAEVTLLGYMGGAVYAYAFNAAHPEWVAGMVMVSGGVPLRSLVQIAQMAPRQQVVAYTARFAAPLLPPILRAGISQIDGKDVQAFIEALYRPGTHDHTVIKRLGIADLMRDEYRFSAQQGHKGFAADSHLVVRDWSRFLRQAPKNVILVHGRHDPAITASSVEQFQADHPYMTLHLHEDCGQLVFYERPDLVIAALHQAISVSSKTA is encoded by the coding sequence ATGAGCCGTCGGGAAGCGGATTTTGCGGGTGCGTCCAATCGGGACCGGGTGGTGTCCGCGATATACGAGACTGTGTTGCGGCCGCATCTCTATGACGCGTTCATGGAGGCGTGGTCGGATCACGTCACAAATGCACTTCAGGATCTCGAAGCCATCCAGGCCGCGCAGGCCGGGGAGTTGCTGCTGGCGCAGGATAAGGAACTGACCGAACATTTCGGGCGCGCCTTCGAAATCCTTGAACAAATCGGTCGCAAGGCACCGTCAGCATCCGGGCAAGGTGTCGCGGCTGCTTCGGGCTTCGCGCTCCGTCTCGACACTCTGGGCTGCGTTGTCGAGGCCAGCGCGGATGCCGCGCGGCTGTTTCCGGTCGGAACGCCTTTGGAGGTTTTCGAACGGCATCTCTTCGCGGGTGCGTCGGAGGCGTTGCACACGATCCTGCAGGGTGACACCGCCACACCGGTTGTCCTGGGTACCGACTTTTTACCCCGGCATGTGATCGCGCGCGGTCAGGACAGCGGTGTTCTGATCGAAGCATTGGAAATCGCCTGGACGGATGAAACCGGAGAAATGCTCCGTCGGTCGTTCAAATTGTCTAAGGCCGAACTGGAAGTTGTCCGCAACCTGGCGGGCGGACTGACTTTGCGGGCTATCGCGGAAGAAACCGGCCGGTCCGAGCATACGATCCGCAACCAGACGAAATCCATTCTGGCAAAAACGGGCGCGCCCGGTCAGGTGGATCTGGTGCGCATGGTAGCCTTCCTTGCGCAACGACCGATGCGGTCCCGGCCCATGGTGCCTTCGGAAACCGTCCGGACCATGTCCGACGGCATGCAGATGCAGGTGTTCGAGTTCGGCGACCCCAAGGGGCAGCCCGTTGTCTTCATCCATGGCATGCTCGACGGGATGACCGCGCTTAGGCGCCATGCTGATCTATGGTCGCGGCATGGGCTGAGGGTGATCGCACCCATCCGTCCTGGGTTCGGCCTGTCGACTGCGGTCAAACGTGCCGATCAGGCGGAACCGGTCTTTACCGCCCATCTTCACGAATTGCTCTGCGCGCTGGACGTAGCAGAGGTTACGCTGCTCGGCTATATGGGCGGCGCGGTCTATGCCTATGCTTTCAACGCCGCTCACCCTGAATGGGTCGCGGGGATGGTGATGGTATCGGGGGGCGTACCGCTCCGCTCTCTGGTGCAGATCGCCCAGATGGCGCCGCGTCAGCAGGTCGTTGCCTATACCGCCCGGTTCGCGGCCCCGCTGCTTCCGCCGATCCTGCGGGCCGGTATCTCGCAGATTGATGGCAAGGACGTGCAGGCCTTTATCGAGGCGCTTTATCGTCCAGGCACGCATGACCACACCGTGATCAAGCGGTTGGGCATTGCCGACTTGATGCGCGATGAATATCGGTTCTCGGCCCAGCAGGGACACAAGGGGTTCGCGGCGGATTCGCATCTTGTCGTGCGCGACTGGTCGCGCTTTTTACGTCAGGCCCCGAAGAATGTGATCCTGGTCCACGGCCGTCATGATCCGGCCATCACCGCCTCCAGCGTCGAGCAATTCCAGGCCGATCATCCCTACATGACCCTGCACTTGCACGAGGATTGTGGCCAGCTGGTGTTTTATGAACGACCCGATCTGGTGATCGCAGCCCTTCATCAAGCCATTTCGGTCTCATCAAAAACGGCTTGA
- a CDS encoding HIT family protein, translating to MTPYDQDNIFAKILRDEIPSIRLYEDAETLVFMDIMPRADGHCLVIPKTPCRNMLDATADQLAACMGTVQRLSHAAMKAFDADGVTLQQFNETAGGQEVFHLHFHILPRHAGVSLRPPGNMADMDVLNEQAEKIRAAL from the coding sequence ATGACGCCGTATGATCAAGACAACATCTTTGCCAAGATTCTCCGGGATGAAATTCCGTCCATTCGTCTTTACGAAGACGCGGAAACGCTTGTTTTCATGGATATTATGCCGCGCGCGGATGGGCATTGCCTGGTGATCCCCAAGACGCCGTGCCGCAACATGCTGGATGCGACGGCCGACCAGTTGGCGGCCTGCATGGGCACGGTGCAACGCCTGTCACACGCCGCAATGAAAGCGTTTGACGCAGATGGCGTGACGTTGCAGCAGTTCAACGAGACGGCTGGGGGGCAGGAGGTGTTTCATCTTCATTTCCACATCCTGCCGCGACATGCCGGTGTGAGTCTGCGCCCGCCCGGCAACATGGCGGATATGGACGTTTTGAACGAGCAGGCGGAAAAAATCCGCGCGGCGCTGTGA
- the lipB gene encoding lipoyl(octanoyl) transferase LipB encodes MVEWITSDELVPYEKAVAWMEARAADIRSGAAEEAIWLLEHPPLYTSGTSSKPEDLLNPEGLEVFDARRGGQYTYHGPGQRVVYVMLDVGARGRDVRQFVGQLERWVIAALDQFNVTGRVRDGRVGVWVERPDKPRMPDGSLAEDKIAAIGIRLRKWVSFHGISINVDPDLSHFQGIIPCGIREHGVTSLVDLGLPVTLQDLDVALKAQFQAVFDETEMA; translated from the coding sequence ATGGTTGAGTGGATCACGTCGGACGAACTGGTGCCCTATGAAAAGGCAGTTGCCTGGATGGAGGCACGCGCGGCCGATATTCGCAGCGGAGCCGCGGAGGAAGCGATCTGGCTGCTTGAGCATCCGCCGCTTTATACGTCAGGGACAAGCTCAAAACCCGAGGATTTGCTCAACCCCGAGGGGCTGGAGGTGTTCGACGCAAGGCGCGGCGGGCAATATACCTATCACGGTCCGGGTCAAAGGGTCGTCTATGTGATGCTGGATGTGGGGGCCCGCGGGCGGGATGTGCGCCAATTCGTCGGTCAGCTCGAACGATGGGTGATCGCGGCCCTGGATCAGTTCAACGTGACCGGACGGGTGCGCGACGGGCGCGTCGGCGTCTGGGTGGAGCGGCCGGACAAGCCGCGCATGCCCGATGGATCCTTGGCCGAGGACAAGATTGCGGCCATCGGCATCCGCCTGCGGAAATGGGTCAGCTTTCACGGCATTTCCATCAACGTGGACCCGGATCTATCGCATTTTCAAGGCATTATACCCTGCGGCATTCGCGAACACGGGGTGACGAGCCTGGTGGATCTGGGCCTGCCGGTGACCCTCCAGGATCTGGACGTCGCACTTAAGGCGCAGTTTCAAGCCGTTTTTGATGAGACCGAAATGGCTTGA
- a CDS encoding peptidoglycan-binding domain-containing protein yields MFSKYLSTAVIAASIAFTPATRVAADAGDFVAGAIIGGIIGHAATKQNQRKKAATKRYYKKPARPRIPATQEGRQIQSSLNYFGFNAGGVDGQLGRKSRDAISRYQAYMGYPSTGQLTPFEQDLLVTSYNRAQAGGYAVNQQIATSPDGTRGLLKQYRAELAGAPAIPQAAAAAPMTTVVVAPQPVAPVPGTTTTTVTSISPITPVTPEPQAPAQMASTSPLPNFLGGGAQQSLASHCNTISLLTNTNGGFTKAEQMTDASFALNEQFCLARTYAIAQGEDLVSKVQGFTPQQIEAQCEAFGPAMKDHVAALSLKPQQAVVQDVASFILTTGMSPAQLNGTAKICLGVGYRTDNMDVALGSSLLLFAMGEGVYGELMGHHLAQGFGTAKRTDMALVWYEQGLTAIENGAQPVFAPGQPERNDLIRKASLQLNGAPQAKATMSAPIQPVSGLPSFSVSE; encoded by the coding sequence ATGTTTTCAAAATATCTTTCTACAGCGGTCATTGCTGCCAGCATAGCCTTTACCCCCGCCACGCGCGTTGCCGCGGATGCCGGAGATTTCGTAGCCGGTGCCATTATCGGCGGGATCATCGGTCACGCCGCGACAAAGCAGAACCAGCGCAAGAAGGCGGCCACCAAACGCTATTACAAGAAGCCTGCGCGCCCGCGGATCCCCGCAACGCAGGAAGGCCGGCAAATTCAAAGCTCCTTGAACTATTTTGGCTTCAACGCGGGCGGTGTTGACGGCCAGCTTGGCCGGAAGTCCCGGGACGCGATTTCGCGCTATCAGGCTTATATGGGCTATCCGTCGACCGGCCAATTGACGCCGTTTGAGCAGGATCTTCTGGTCACTTCCTACAATCGCGCCCAAGCCGGCGGATACGCGGTCAATCAGCAAATCGCGACCAGCCCGGATGGCACGCGCGGTCTGCTGAAACAGTACCGCGCCGAACTGGCAGGCGCACCTGCGATCCCCCAGGCCGCTGCCGCCGCACCCATGACCACCGTGGTTGTGGCCCCGCAGCCAGTGGCACCGGTTCCGGGAACCACAACGACGACCGTGACCAGCATCTCTCCGATCACGCCTGTGACACCCGAGCCTCAGGCGCCTGCGCAAATGGCATCGACATCTCCGCTCCCTAACTTTCTCGGCGGGGGTGCGCAGCAGTCGCTGGCCTCTCACTGCAATACGATCTCTTTGCTGACCAACACCAATGGCGGCTTCACCAAGGCCGAGCAGATGACGGATGCGAGCTTTGCGCTGAACGAGCAGTTCTGCCTCGCGCGCACCTACGCAATCGCGCAAGGCGAAGATCTGGTGTCCAAGGTGCAGGGCTTTACCCCTCAGCAGATCGAAGCCCAGTGCGAAGCGTTCGGGCCGGCCATGAAAGATCACGTCGCGGCTCTGTCGCTCAAGCCACAACAGGCGGTGGTTCAGGATGTGGCAAGCTTCATCCTCACGACGGGCATGTCGCCGGCTCAACTGAACGGGACGGCCAAGATCTGCCTCGGCGTGGGCTATCGCACCGACAATATGGATGTGGCACTTGGATCGAGCCTCCTGCTCTTCGCGATGGGAGAGGGCGTCTATGGCGAATTGATGGGTCATCATCTGGCCCAGGGGTTCGGCACGGCCAAGAGGACGGACATGGCGTTAGTTTGGTACGAACAGGGCCTGACCGCCATCGAGAACGGCGCGCAGCCGGTCTTTGCGCCCGGCCAGCCCGAGCGTAACGATCTGATCCGCAAGGCCTCGCTTCAGTTGAACGGCGCACCCCAGGCCAAAGCGACGATGAGCGCACCAATCCAGCCGGTCTCTGGCCTGCCGAGTTTTTCGGTCAGCGAATAA
- a CDS encoding type IV secretory system conjugative DNA transfer family protein, translated as MGKPFARARAHDPGGHRLLGLTEEGHHPIFGPKGHALLASAAGGGKTTCGAMPWLLSLAASEPEKATLIFDCKNGEIALQAATMFAAKGRIVRIIDDMNTCPGLAQFRVQLNAFGSASAAYKRDPREVLYANETITHALLEEPAGDAKNRYWRDDPRGKIAFANNVMLARNPDRATPGAAASILSDPDMMLSLAEIEAEEGTPMLQAQARDYLASIGHEHHPQHMTEAKRALRHFAPGTLLHDAGQDASITHADLIREGAIIFLVGPMAHMNRLGSYFALHINAFCDALYSGAGALRVIADEFTNIPLKSLVESLTTLRAYSCEVYLIYQSRSEVIRRFGKLECETIEENCIVKQWFGFSSFAEAERISKAMGNEHAVATSLSGDSHGLKTQTNLSLIKQPRMSPAELMAMPRTHQLIHIKGLGFVLALTVGQHHIAPYCDLLAPNPLEGGVLQSDPKITLVTPDVPSSTRGGS; from the coding sequence TTGGGCAAACCCTTCGCCCGGGCGCGTGCCCATGATCCAGGGGGCCACCGCCTTCTAGGTCTCACTGAAGAAGGTCATCATCCCATCTTCGGTCCGAAGGGGCATGCGTTGCTGGCGTCGGCGGCAGGTGGGGGCAAGACCACATGTGGTGCGATGCCGTGGCTGCTGTCTCTCGCCGCCTCCGAGCCGGAGAAGGCCACTCTTATCTTTGATTGCAAGAATGGAGAGATCGCGTTGCAGGCCGCAACTATGTTCGCCGCGAAGGGGCGCATCGTTCGCATCATCGACGATATGAACACCTGTCCCGGACTGGCGCAGTTCCGCGTGCAGCTCAATGCGTTTGGCTCGGCTTCAGCTGCGTATAAGCGCGACCCGCGTGAGGTACTCTATGCCAACGAGACGATCACCCATGCGCTTCTGGAGGAACCCGCAGGCGATGCCAAGAACAGGTATTGGCGCGACGATCCGCGGGGCAAGATCGCCTTTGCGAACAATGTGATGCTGGCTCGCAATCCGGATCGCGCCACGCCGGGGGCGGCGGCCTCCATCCTCAGCGATCCCGATATGATGCTGTCACTTGCCGAAATTGAGGCCGAAGAAGGCACACCAATGCTGCAAGCGCAGGCGCGGGATTATCTGGCATCGATTGGCCATGAACATCACCCGCAGCACATGACCGAGGCCAAGCGCGCGCTGAGGCACTTCGCGCCTGGCACGCTGCTGCATGACGCCGGGCAAGATGCTTCGATCACGCATGCCGATCTAATCCGCGAAGGAGCAATCATCTTCCTCGTTGGCCCGATGGCACATATGAACCGGCTAGGCTCCTATTTCGCGCTTCATATCAACGCATTTTGCGATGCCCTCTACTCGGGGGCTGGAGCATTGCGGGTGATCGCGGATGAGTTTACAAACATCCCATTGAAATCATTGGTAGAATCTCTGACTACCCTCCGCGCCTATTCCTGCGAGGTCTATCTAATCTACCAGAGTCGCTCCGAAGTCATCCGTCGTTTTGGCAAGCTCGAATGCGAGACCATTGAAGAGAACTGCATCGTCAAGCAGTGGTTCGGCTTCTCGTCCTTCGCGGAGGCCGAGCGGATCTCCAAGGCCATGGGCAACGAACATGCGGTCGCCACCTCGCTCAGCGGAGACAGCCATGGCCTGAAGACCCAAACCAATCTCAGCCTGATCAAACAGCCGCGGATGAGCCCCGCCGAGTTGATGGCCATGCCGCGCACGCATCAGCTGATCCATATCAAGGGTTTGGGCTTCGTGCTGGCACTGACCGTGGGTCAGCACCATATTGCGCCTTACTGCGATTTGCTGGCGCCAAATCCGCTGGAAGGTGGCGTGCTGCAGTCCGATCCGAAGATCACGCTGGTGACGCCGGACGTTCCCTCGTCCACGCGAGGTGGCTCATGA
- a CDS encoding ankyrin repeat domain-containing protein, which produces MTENLGEVSQATAAAAVRFSPSKFNSWRWHKDPSPESLKQIAKNIRDELGLPSDQDDIEANKFVVAFKFVRKVQNRDAAIDDVIPELAHSFMREMRFINAKGEPTEKLIKWLNSTPPPLAAPRYISREQAFTESEATSAIWLNPHNHYSLPLRGREAELALLDQFMNSKERFKIAALVAPSGAGKTRLVSEWAKPYIVGEKTTEWDAGFVESPDADSWSEENWQPSKNTLIIIDYTYNYADVIGALMKRFENGAPYDIRLLVLDHVLPEKLHQDTAFRKGVPSLGFREANSELFFERWPIALDPLSDTQGFLRGIIAAAADPFTEDDDAKRYKPDSPKVTSAADALMQIGAVDGSLATPDQIRRRDAVRHPLFAALLGQMIRRSPNSEFSGMTRRDLVGHYFENERRLPWRKEAQDPVLGYWVGFHVSAATLLRGISINGILEFQDNLPAISHPLVGGEDVETLLDISGRFVSFVDRHVIRPLEPDILGETFVLKFLAENRSATDYRSFASALSVFSVSNGFEDRSGSFLETIQRLVRNLLNEDQTLADVQSAWSSLLRFLNPKWFPEGSTIRRAISTGLADLIAQGHRAERGPKLTPFLAHVEIEELGNTLDKRTDVGIGRALYCLEQYLTIERLDFESQRKFVRVFDRLTRSVESSVSLLRQAAAEGTLKAAQFLKTQFDGDVNEAEASGWTSLLVATYYKNHEFVVWLLNLKADPNCFLFEDGLTPLMIAARYGEDKLLRSLLDFGADFDARTLDGGWTVLMHACVEEQTQSVRTLIEAGANLDASSFGGHTTALMVACAAGTIEIVALLIEGGANLDFVSNYGNITALSLAIEKGHFDIVQILLESGANANSHPSINAITPLVLACECGNSEIAQLLLDFGADPNRVIGDGTDTRSALSVSCSLGAEDLVDLLLSSGAEVDMPLGDSGPTPLFLASAAGQLEASKLLVSAGAEIDRMNLSMGWSPLLAASSAGHQLMVDFLIEAGADVDFVAADEETSSLVVACAGGHIGVAKRLIAANADVDRPVLSNGATILRVICHSADDAMACCLISSGASLVAVTTDDGWNPLIAACSNGLRAAANLMISAGVDVNYSAAADDGWTALMAACFAGELEIAKDLVENDAQVDKTTNDIGWTALMAASSAGHLDLVQYLTLSKASLDRATTDIGMTALMMAVLGNHAKVVNFLIEAGANTDQRTFDRCMTARDLAAEYGFFEIVSIIDRQSK; this is translated from the coding sequence GTGACTGAGAACCTAGGGGAAGTTTCCCAGGCTACAGCGGCTGCGGCAGTTAGGTTTTCGCCCTCAAAGTTCAACAGTTGGCGGTGGCATAAAGATCCAAGCCCGGAAAGCCTCAAGCAGATTGCAAAGAACATTCGAGACGAGTTGGGGCTACCCAGTGATCAAGACGATATCGAAGCGAACAAATTCGTTGTTGCCTTCAAGTTTGTCCGCAAGGTGCAGAATCGCGATGCAGCGATCGACGACGTCATCCCAGAACTAGCCCACAGCTTCATGAGAGAGATGCGGTTCATCAATGCAAAGGGTGAGCCGACAGAAAAACTGATTAAGTGGCTTAACTCAACACCTCCGCCACTCGCCGCGCCTCGGTATATTTCTCGAGAGCAAGCCTTCACTGAAAGCGAAGCGACATCGGCGATCTGGCTTAACCCTCACAACCACTATTCCCTTCCGCTTAGAGGGCGTGAAGCAGAACTCGCGCTGCTCGACCAATTCATGAACTCGAAAGAACGCTTCAAGATTGCTGCACTTGTCGCGCCCTCTGGTGCAGGCAAGACGCGGTTGGTTTCGGAATGGGCAAAACCCTACATCGTCGGTGAGAAGACCACGGAATGGGACGCTGGTTTTGTCGAAAGCCCTGACGCTGACAGTTGGAGCGAGGAAAACTGGCAACCGTCCAAAAACACACTCATCATTATCGACTACACCTACAACTATGCCGACGTGATCGGTGCGCTTATGAAACGCTTCGAGAATGGTGCGCCGTATGACATCCGGCTGCTCGTTCTCGACCATGTGTTGCCAGAGAAACTCCACCAAGACACGGCTTTTAGAAAAGGCGTCCCTTCGCTCGGATTTCGTGAAGCGAATAGCGAGCTGTTTTTTGAAAGGTGGCCGATTGCGCTGGACCCTCTCTCAGATACTCAAGGCTTCCTGCGCGGGATTATCGCGGCTGCAGCAGATCCATTCACGGAGGATGACGACGCGAAACGCTACAAGCCAGACAGCCCCAAGGTTACCTCTGCAGCGGATGCGCTTATGCAGATCGGAGCAGTCGATGGATCATTAGCAACACCAGATCAGATTAGACGCCGCGATGCAGTGCGCCACCCGCTCTTCGCAGCCTTACTTGGGCAAATGATCCGCAGAAGTCCCAATTCCGAGTTCTCAGGCATGACGAGACGTGACCTAGTTGGGCACTACTTTGAAAACGAACGTCGCTTGCCATGGCGCAAAGAAGCTCAGGACCCGGTTCTTGGGTATTGGGTGGGGTTCCATGTCTCCGCAGCAACTCTTCTCAGAGGCATCTCCATAAATGGCATTCTGGAGTTTCAGGACAATCTACCCGCGATCAGTCATCCCCTTGTTGGCGGAGAGGATGTCGAAACTTTGCTGGACATTTCTGGCCGGTTTGTTTCGTTTGTTGACCGTCATGTAATAAGGCCCCTAGAACCAGACATTTTGGGAGAGACGTTCGTTCTTAAGTTCTTAGCTGAAAATCGTAGTGCTACAGATTACCGATCATTCGCTTCCGCTTTATCTGTCTTTTCTGTATCGAACGGCTTCGAGGACCGAAGCGGATCCTTTTTGGAGACGATCCAGCGCTTGGTTCGAAACCTGTTAAATGAAGATCAAACACTTGCAGACGTACAATCAGCTTGGAGTAGTCTACTAAGATTTCTTAACCCAAAGTGGTTTCCGGAGGGTTCCACTATTCGACGCGCTATTTCCACGGGGCTTGCAGATCTTATCGCCCAGGGTCACCGGGCTGAGCGAGGACCAAAGCTCACTCCCTTTCTCGCCCACGTTGAAATAGAGGAATTGGGAAACACTCTCGATAAGCGCACAGATGTAGGAATTGGTCGAGCACTTTATTGCCTCGAACAGTACTTGACTATTGAAAGACTAGATTTTGAAAGCCAAAGAAAGTTCGTGAGAGTTTTTGACAGACTCACAAGATCGGTTGAAAGCTCAGTATCCTTGCTTAGACAGGCGGCAGCGGAAGGAACACTGAAAGCTGCCCAATTCCTCAAGACGCAGTTTGATGGAGATGTTAATGAGGCAGAGGCTAGCGGCTGGACAAGCTTGCTTGTTGCCACCTACTATAAAAATCACGAATTTGTAGTTTGGCTTCTTAATCTCAAGGCCGACCCAAATTGTTTTTTGTTTGAGGATGGATTAACTCCTCTGATGATTGCGGCGCGCTATGGTGAAGACAAATTGCTGCGGTCTCTTTTGGATTTTGGCGCTGATTTTGATGCAAGAACGCTTGATGGGGGTTGGACTGTCCTTATGCATGCATGTGTTGAAGAGCAAACGCAGAGCGTGCGAACGCTGATTGAAGCGGGGGCTAATTTAGATGCCTCGAGCTTCGGTGGTCATACAACGGCGCTAATGGTTGCCTGTGCGGCAGGCACAATAGAGATTGTTGCTCTGCTTATCGAAGGAGGCGCAAATCTCGATTTTGTCTCAAATTACGGTAACATCACTGCTCTCTCACTAGCAATCGAGAAAGGTCACTTTGATATTGTTCAAATACTTCTAGAAAGCGGGGCGAACGCTAACTCTCACCCTTCGATCAATGCCATTACACCTCTCGTACTTGCATGTGAGTGCGGCAATTCTGAGATTGCTCAGTTATTGCTGGATTTTGGAGCTGATCCAAATCGAGTAATTGGAGACGGCACTGACACAAGAAGTGCCTTATCTGTATCATGTTCTTTGGGGGCAGAAGATTTGGTGGATCTGCTTCTAAGCTCAGGCGCGGAAGTTGACATGCCCTTGGGTGACAGCGGGCCAACACCCCTCTTTTTAGCGAGTGCGGCAGGACAATTGGAGGCTTCTAAGCTTTTGGTCTCTGCAGGCGCGGAAATAGACAGAATGAACCTGAGTATGGGCTGGTCACCTCTCTTGGCTGCGAGCAGTGCAGGCCACCAACTGATGGTTGACTTCTTGATCGAAGCCGGGGCGGACGTAGACTTTGTCGCAGCCGACGAAGAGACTAGCTCGCTCGTCGTAGCATGCGCAGGAGGTCATATTGGAGTTGCAAAGCGGCTTATCGCAGCTAACGCAGATGTCGACCGACCCGTTCTCTCAAATGGCGCGACAATACTACGTGTAATTTGCCACTCAGCGGATGACGCGATGGCTTGCTGCTTGATAAGCTCAGGCGCGAGCCTTGTCGCAGTCACCACGGATGATGGATGGAACCCTCTTATCGCTGCGTGCTCAAATGGGCTACGCGCAGCAGCGAACTTGATGATTTCAGCTGGTGTCGACGTGAACTATTCAGCTGCTGCAGATGATGGCTGGACAGCTTTGATGGCGGCGTGTTTCGCTGGCGAGCTCGAGATTGCAAAAGACCTTGTCGAAAATGACGCGCAGGTAGACAAGACTACAAATGACATCGGGTGGACGGCTCTAATGGCTGCAAGTTCGGCTGGTCACCTGGACCTTGTTCAATATCTAACGCTTTCGAAGGCATCACTTGACCGAGCCACGACTGATATAGGAATGACGGCCCTAATGATGGCAGTACTCGGAAACCACGCGAAAGTGGTAAATTTTTTGATCGAAGCCGGTGCAAACACTGACCAACGGACATTTGATCGATGCATGACTGCACGAGACTTGGCCGCTGAATATGGTTTCTTCGAAATCGTATCGATAATTGACCGTCAATCAAAATAA